The following are from one region of the Streptomyces decoyicus genome:
- a CDS encoding carbohydrate ABC transporter permease: MRTHLPFGPWLFLAPGLLIVAAFSLYPFLSTVAHSFTDARTLTAGQFVGGANYRELIHDPMFWTGLRNSLLYVLGVVPLLVLLPLLLAMLVQRQIPGITFFRAAFYTPVVASVVVVGLIWVWLLDDRGLINALLEALGFGRVGFLSDPWLLLLSAMAVTVWKGLGYYMIIYLAALANVPRELHEACAVDGAGAVRRFLTVTVPAVRSTMVLVAALSSVSAFKVFSEVYLMAGPTGGPGGEDTTLVMLVQQAGTGLSGRVGYASALSVVVFVLTLGLMLLVLRANRKEER; the protein is encoded by the coding sequence ATCCGTACACATCTGCCGTTCGGTCCCTGGCTGTTTCTGGCTCCCGGGCTGCTGATCGTCGCCGCATTCAGTCTGTATCCGTTCCTGAGCACGGTGGCCCATTCCTTCACCGATGCGCGCACCCTCACCGCGGGGCAGTTCGTCGGCGGCGCCAATTACCGGGAACTGATCCATGACCCCATGTTCTGGACGGGGCTGCGCAACAGCCTGCTGTACGTCCTCGGGGTCGTACCGCTTCTGGTGCTCCTGCCGCTGCTGCTGGCGATGCTGGTGCAGCGGCAGATCCCCGGGATCACCTTCTTCCGGGCCGCGTTCTACACCCCGGTGGTCGCCTCCGTCGTGGTCGTCGGTCTGATCTGGGTGTGGCTGCTGGACGACCGGGGGCTGATCAACGCGCTGCTGGAGGCGCTGGGCTTCGGCAGGGTCGGCTTCCTCAGCGATCCGTGGCTGCTGCTGCTCAGCGCGATGGCGGTCACGGTCTGGAAGGGCCTCGGCTACTACATGATCATTTATCTGGCGGCGCTGGCCAACGTCCCCAGGGAGCTGCACGAGGCGTGCGCGGTCGACGGTGCGGGGGCGGTGCGCCGCTTCCTGACCGTCACGGTTCCCGCGGTGCGCTCCACGATGGTGCTGGTGGCCGCGCTCTCCTCGGTCAGTGCCTTCAAGGTGTTCTCCGAGGTCTATCTGATGGCCGGTCCGACGGGCGGCCCCGGCGGCGAGGACACCACGTTGGTGATGCTCGTCCAGCAGGCCGGCACCGGCCTCAGCGGACGGGTCGGCTATGCCTCCGCGCTGTCCGTCGTGGTCTTCGTCCTCACGCTCGGCCTGATGCTGCTGGTGCTGCGCGCCAACCGCAAGGAGGAGCGATGA
- a CDS encoding carbohydrate ABC transporter permease, which produces MSTLGRREPERREPERREPERREPERRAGRERAERRIPRWQLLLRYLLLLAVLALTVGPFLWQLSTSLKGAGEDIYRYPPSLIPHDATLGNYAGVAKIIPVWDFALNSLKVAVANVLTNCAGAALAGYALARMRFKGRKTALVVFIMAMLVPVESIMIAQFVTMRELQLNNTLLGVVLPGCIGAMNVLLMRNAFAGLPYEVEEAAYVDGANAWQRFVRIALPSVRGTLAVVAIFAFMGAWDDFLWPLIVLSDQSKFTLTIGLNFLHGTFADNQRLVAAGTVIAVLPLIVLFACLQRSFFRGVGEGAVKG; this is translated from the coding sequence ATGAGCACCCTCGGCCGGCGGGAGCCGGAGCGTCGGGAGCCGGAGCGTCGGGAGCCGGAGCGTCGGGAGCCGGAGCGTCGGGCCGGGCGGGAGCGTGCCGAGCGGCGGATTCCGCGGTGGCAGCTGCTGCTCCGCTATCTGCTGCTGCTCGCCGTACTGGCACTGACCGTCGGGCCGTTCCTGTGGCAGCTGTCCACCTCCCTCAAGGGCGCCGGCGAGGACATCTACCGCTATCCGCCGAGCCTGATCCCGCACGACGCCACGCTCGGCAACTACGCCGGTGTCGCAAAGATCATCCCCGTCTGGGACTTCGCGCTGAACTCCCTCAAGGTCGCCGTCGCCAATGTGCTCACCAACTGCGCGGGGGCGGCACTCGCCGGCTACGCGCTGGCCCGGATGCGCTTCAAGGGCCGCAAGACCGCGCTGGTCGTCTTCATCATGGCGATGCTGGTGCCGGTCGAGAGCATCATGATCGCGCAGTTCGTGACGATGCGGGAGCTTCAGCTCAACAACACCCTGCTCGGGGTGGTGCTGCCCGGCTGCATCGGGGCGATGAACGTGCTGCTGATGCGCAATGCCTTCGCGGGGCTGCCGTACGAGGTCGAGGAGGCCGCGTATGTCGACGGCGCCAACGCCTGGCAGCGTTTCGTGCGGATCGCGCTGCCCTCGGTCAGGGGCACTCTCGCGGTGGTCGCGATCTTCGCCTTCATGGGGGCCTGGGACGACTTCCTGTGGCCGCTGATCGTGCTGAGCGACCAGTCGAAGTTCACCCTGACCATCGGCCTGAACTTTCTGCACGGCACCTTCGCCGACAATCAGCGGCTGGTCGCGGCCGGCACCGTCATCGCCGTGCTCCCGCTGATCGTGCTGTTCGCCTGTCTGCAGCGCTCCTTCTTCCGCGGCGTCGGCGAGGGCGCCGTCAAGGGCTGA
- a CDS encoding endo-beta-N-acetylglucosaminidase: protein MNRHRSPVSRRRVLLAGAGSAAALLGPSLGGGTAAAAGRPRAGAADSLQPYASYWFPDSLPSGTPGDGITWRSLKAWTPGSDRDLAFNTATVPLAERFTPVPVNTTARAGQARISALAAFDHTAGNPSQGSPTADYYAPTHWAYLDELVFWGGSSGEGLILAPNAPVVDAAHRHGVPVLGTVFLPPAAYGGQLRWTRDLVQKDAAGRFPLAAKLVQVATVYGFDGWFINAETGGGDAALAADMQAFLRALRAAGSGHGLRITWYDAMNRTGQVGWQGALDELNQPFFQDDAGPVADSMFVDFRWSAGRLADSGRLAEQLGRSRYELWAGVDVESAGWDSGTDWDAIIPGGRDHVVSYGFYRPEWTLHHLPAERTPGQFHAADDRFWSGEGLDPTRPGGTGGWRAPASAVADRSALTALPFATTFNTGHGLRWYEDGAVTSGGPWNHLGLQDRLPPRRWAVRTAGQRPEVSLDFADAWRGGSSLLVRGALDAPATLDLFPARLPAGSATVLDLTHRLDPASGPVTVEVAVALRDAPSPGESAPYSFLPAGTLAPGSGWRTTSVRLGSPGPGTLHALGVRLTGRGGAAVAWRLGALAVRDATGSPAAPSGLKVTDAATAGGATAVRLSWRRAPGPVRHYELYRRFPDGTREFLGGTCGTAFYVPGLRRARNEPAARLEVRAVHELFTVSQPSRTRLPW from the coding sequence ATGAACCGGCACCGCTCTCCCGTTTCCCGCCGCCGGGTACTGCTGGCCGGAGCGGGTTCCGCGGCCGCCCTGCTCGGTCCGTCCCTCGGGGGCGGCACCGCGGCGGCGGCCGGCCGGCCCCGGGCCGGCGCCGCGGACTCCCTGCAACCGTATGCCTCGTACTGGTTCCCCGACTCGCTGCCGTCGGGCACCCCCGGGGACGGCATCACCTGGCGCAGCCTCAAGGCCTGGACTCCCGGGAGTGACCGGGATCTGGCGTTCAACACGGCGACCGTGCCGCTGGCCGAGCGCTTCACCCCGGTTCCGGTGAACACCACGGCCCGCGCCGGCCAGGCCCGGATCAGCGCGCTCGCGGCCTTCGACCACACCGCGGGCAACCCGTCGCAGGGCTCGCCGACCGCGGACTACTACGCGCCGACCCACTGGGCCTACCTCGACGAGCTGGTCTTCTGGGGCGGCTCGTCCGGCGAGGGCCTGATCCTGGCGCCGAACGCGCCGGTCGTCGATGCCGCACACCGTCACGGCGTCCCCGTACTGGGCACGGTCTTCCTGCCGCCGGCCGCCTACGGCGGACAGCTGCGCTGGACCCGCGATCTGGTGCAGAAGGACGCGGCCGGGCGCTTCCCGCTCGCCGCGAAACTGGTGCAGGTCGCGACGGTGTACGGCTTCGACGGCTGGTTCATCAACGCGGAGACCGGTGGCGGTGACGCCGCACTGGCCGCCGATATGCAGGCCTTCCTGCGGGCACTGCGCGCCGCGGGCTCCGGGCACGGTCTGCGGATCACCTGGTACGACGCGATGAACAGGACCGGCCAGGTCGGCTGGCAGGGTGCGCTCGACGAGCTGAACCAGCCGTTCTTCCAGGACGACGCCGGCCCGGTCGCGGACTCGATGTTCGTGGACTTCCGGTGGAGCGCCGGGCGGCTGGCGGACTCGGGGCGGCTGGCGGAGCAACTGGGGCGCAGCCGCTACGAGTTGTGGGCCGGAGTCGATGTCGAGTCGGCGGGGTGGGACAGCGGCACGGACTGGGACGCGATCATCCCCGGCGGGCGCGATCATGTCGTCTCGTACGGCTTCTACCGTCCCGAGTGGACCCTTCACCATCTGCCCGCGGAGCGCACACCCGGACAGTTCCATGCCGCGGACGACCGGTTCTGGTCCGGTGAGGGCCTGGACCCGACCCGGCCCGGCGGCACCGGCGGCTGGCGCGCACCGGCCTCCGCCGTCGCGGACCGCTCGGCACTCACCGCACTGCCCTTCGCCACCACCTTCAACACCGGCCATGGGCTGCGCTGGTACGAGGACGGTGCGGTCACCTCCGGCGGCCCCTGGAACCACCTCGGCCTCCAGGACCGGCTGCCGCCGAGACGCTGGGCGGTGCGGACCGCGGGGCAACGCCCGGAGGTGTCCCTGGACTTCGCCGACGCGTGGCGCGGTGGCAGCAGCCTGCTGGTGCGGGGCGCCCTCGACGCGCCCGCCACGCTGGACCTGTTCCCGGCACGGCTGCCGGCCGGCTCCGCCACCGTGCTGGACCTCACCCACCGCCTCGACCCGGCCTCGGGGCCGGTAACCGTCGAGGTGGCCGTGGCACTGCGGGACGCACCGTCGCCGGGCGAATCCGCCCCGTACTCCTTCCTGCCGGCCGGGACCCTCGCACCGGGCAGCGGCTGGCGCACCACCTCCGTGCGTCTCGGCTCCCCCGGCCCGGGGACCCTTCATGCGCTCGGCGTACGGCTGACCGGCCGCGGGGGCGCCGCGGTGGCCTGGCGGCTGGGGGCGCTCGCGGTCCGCGACGCCACCGGGTCCCCGGCCGCGCCCTCCGGGCTGAAGGTCACGGATGCCGCCACCGCGGGCGGGGCGACCGCGGTGCGGCTGAGCTGGCGCCGCGCCCCGGGCCCGGTGCGCCACTACGAGCTGTACCGCCGCTTCCCGGACGGGACACGGGAGTTCCTCGGCGGCACCTGCGGTACGGCCTTCTACGTACCGGGCCTGCGGCGTGCCCGGAACGAGCCGGCCGCCCGGCTCGAGGTACGCGCCGTGCACGAACTGTTCACCGTCTCGCAGCCGTCGAGGACCCGGCTCCCCTGGTAA
- a CDS encoding glycoside hydrolase 5 family protein, whose product MPHTTRSPARFRAGATPGQGSPPRFGANYTPTHGWFHHWLDFDLDSVRADLDSLAALGLDHIRVFPLWPLFQPNRTLIRPRAVEQLVQLADAAAERGLDVNVDGLQGHLSSFDFLPAWTRTWHRRNLFTDPEVCAGQEEYLRTLAAALADRPNFLGMTLGNEINQFSDRPHPDPDRISDAQATAWLERMLAACERGAPGRMHLHAAYDAAWYQDGHPFTPAQAARLGAVTAVHSWVFNGTAQRHGPTGTATEQHAAYLIELSKAWARDPHRPVWLQEVGAPAPHIPEAGAARFIEATVVNALDCPDLWGVTWWCSHDVSRSLADFPELEYGLGLLGSDRTVKPAGRAIAALVADRRGRTHRPPVRTTALAVDVGGGDAAPRRSVCAPGGPVFEAWAELTAQGVRPALVLAELASDGAHLTSRGITEVCTPDEVVRPPRRPSSSFPHRRSTS is encoded by the coding sequence GTGCCGCACACCACCCGCAGCCCGGCGCGCTTCCGCGCCGGCGCCACGCCCGGCCAGGGCTCCCCGCCCCGCTTCGGCGCCAACTACACGCCCACCCACGGCTGGTTCCACCACTGGCTGGACTTCGACCTGGATTCCGTACGCGCCGACCTCGACTCCCTCGCCGCCCTCGGCCTGGACCACATCCGGGTCTTCCCGCTGTGGCCGCTGTTCCAGCCCAACCGCACCCTGATCCGGCCGCGGGCCGTGGAACAGCTGGTGCAGCTGGCGGACGCCGCGGCCGAGCGCGGCCTCGACGTCAATGTCGACGGGCTACAGGGACATCTGTCGAGCTTCGACTTCCTGCCCGCCTGGACCCGGACCTGGCACCGCCGCAACCTCTTCACCGACCCCGAGGTGTGCGCCGGCCAGGAGGAGTATCTGCGGACACTGGCGGCCGCACTCGCCGACCGGCCCAACTTCCTCGGGATGACGCTCGGCAACGAGATCAACCAGTTCTCGGACCGCCCGCACCCGGACCCCGACCGGATCAGCGACGCGCAGGCCACGGCCTGGCTGGAGCGGATGCTGGCGGCCTGCGAGCGCGGCGCGCCGGGGCGGATGCATCTGCACGCCGCGTACGACGCCGCCTGGTACCAGGACGGCCATCCCTTCACCCCCGCCCAGGCGGCCCGGCTGGGCGCCGTCACGGCCGTGCACTCCTGGGTGTTCAACGGCACCGCACAGCGGCACGGCCCCACCGGCACCGCCACCGAGCAGCACGCCGCCTATCTCATCGAGCTGTCCAAGGCCTGGGCGAGGGACCCGCACCGTCCCGTGTGGCTCCAGGAGGTCGGCGCGCCCGCACCGCACATCCCCGAGGCGGGGGCGGCGCGGTTCATCGAGGCCACCGTCGTCAACGCGCTGGACTGCCCGGACCTCTGGGGCGTCACCTGGTGGTGTTCACACGATGTGTCGCGGTCGCTGGCGGACTTTCCCGAGCTGGAGTACGGGCTGGGGCTGCTCGGCAGCGACCGTACGGTCAAGCCCGCGGGCAGGGCGATCGCGGCGCTGGTCGCGGACCGGCGCGGCCGTACGCACCGTCCGCCGGTACGCACCACCGCGCTGGCCGTCGACGTCGGCGGGGGCGACGCCGCGCCCCGCCGCTCGGTGTGCGCGCCCGGCGGGCCGGTCTTCGAGGCCTGGGCCGAGCTCACCGCGCAGGGTGTCCGCCCGGCTCTTGTACTGGCCGAACTCGCCTCCGACGGCGCACATTTGACGTCGCGTGGCATCACGGAGGTCTGCACACCCGATGAGGTCGTCAGGCCCCCGCGCCGGCCGTCGTCATCCTTCCCCCACCGGAGGAGCACCTCATGA